From a single Miscanthus floridulus cultivar M001 chromosome 8, ASM1932011v1, whole genome shotgun sequence genomic region:
- the LOC136472825 gene encoding uncharacterized protein, with protein MEPDADEDYMGDLSRFLPPSPSSSSPPKNLGRRKQPSTQAQAQAQTRAKRGKGVPWQERRRQERERKQREEDARTMAGLAEAIPESNVGFRMLKQMGYDPESRGAAAEPVGIEIRRSRAGLGAEEPALAPATALAPVEKSREVVERERRQQEEMAVELRARKSTQWKGRRVVWDYRKAERALAQLENREVEPPAPEGVEKEKGAEEEEEVITEEDLQNILSKLRDQYQYCLYCGCKYESPEALAKECPGPDEDDH; from the exons ATGGAGCCGGACGCCGACGAGGACTACATGGGCGACCTCTCCCGCTTCCTTCCGCCGAGTCCGTCCTCCTCTTCCCCGCCGAAGAATCTCGGGCGCCGGAAGCAGCCATCCacgcaggcgcaggcgcaggcgcagaCGCGGGCGAAGCGCGGGAAGGGTGTGCCGTGgcaggagcggcggcggcaggagCGCGAGCGGAAGCAGCGGGAAGAGGATGCCCGCACGATGGCGGGGCTCGCGGAAGCCATCCCGGAGAGCAACGTAGGGTTCAGGATGCTGAAGCAGATGGGGTACGATCCCGAGTcccgcggcgccgccgccgagccggtcggcatCGAGATCCGCCGCTCGCGGGCGGGGCTCGGGGCGGAGGAGCCCGCGTTGGCGCCGGCGACGGCGCTTGCGCCGGTGGAGAAGTCGCGGGAGGTGGTGGAGCGGGAGCGGAGGCAGCAGGAGGAGATGGCGGTAGAGCTAAGGGCGCGGAAGAGCACGCAGTGGAAGGGCAGGAGGGTGGTTTGGGACTACCGCAAGGCCGAGAGGGCGCTCGCGCAGCTGGAGAACCGGGAGGTGGAGCCACCGGCACCGGAGGGGGTGGAGAAGGAGAAAGgggcagaggaggaagaggaggtgatCACTGAAGAG GATTTGCAGAACATACTGTCTAAGTTGCGTGACCAGTACCAGTATTGCCTTTATTGTGGATGCAAG TATGAATCACCAGAAGCGCTGGCAAAGGAATGCCCCGGCCCTGATGAGGATGACCATTGA
- the LOC136472826 gene encoding squamosa promoter-binding-like protein 14 isoform X1, whose amino-acid sequence MESGGGASGSGGGGDDQLHGLKFGKKIYFEDAAAGSSSGRSGGGGGGGSGSASAAAPPATQQPSPPAASPRAAGGGRRGRAAAGGAGPSPVPAPARCQVDGCNVDLTDVKPYYCRHKVCKMHSKEPRVVVNGLEQRFCQQCSRFHQLPEFDQLKKSCRRRLAGHNERRRRPPPGPLASRYGRLAASFGEEPGRFRSFMLDFSYPRVPGTMRDGFPAVPPGERVPGSIQWQASLDPHHHQSEVAGYGAHSYGSQGSSSSSRPPVFPGPELPPGGCLAGVPSDSSCALSLLSTQPWDTTHSAGHSHAGSMPATAGFDGNPVAPSLMASSYIAPSPWTESRGHEGGRNVPQLPPHVPLSEVHSGSSSHHGQFSGELELALQGNRPAPGSAPALRNDQGSTGTFDQTGNTMDWSL is encoded by the exons ATGGAGTCTGGCGGCGGCGccagtggcagcggcggcggcggggatgaCCAGCTGCACGGCCTCAAGTTCGGCAAGAAGATCTACTtcgaggacgccgccgccggctCCAGCAGTGgcagaagcggcggcggcggcggcggtggcagtggCAGTGCCAGCGCGGCCGCGCCTCCAGCCACGCAGCAGCCGTCGCCACCGGCCGCTTCGCCTagggcggccggcggcggcaggAGGGGCAGGGCCGCAGCCGGCGGCGCAGGCCCATCCCCGgtgcccgcgcccgcgcgctGCCAGGTCGACGGCTGCAACGTTGACCTCACCGACGTCAAGCCCTACTACTGCCGCCACAAGGTCTGCAAAATGCACTCCAAGGAGCCCCGCGTCGTCGTCAACGGCCTCGAGCAGCGCTTCTGCCAGCAGTGCAGCAG GTTCCACCAGCTGCCTGAATTTGACCAACTAAAGAAAAGCTGCCGCAGACGTCTTGCAGGCCACAATGAACGCCGGAGGAGGCCACCTCCTGGACCTCTTGCATCACGATATGGTCGCCTTGCTGCATCATTCGGTG AAGAGCCCGGCAGGTTCCGAAGCTTTATGTTGGATTTTTCATACCCAAGGGTTCCAGGCACCATGAGGGATGGGTTTCCGGCAGTTCCACCTGGCGAAAGGGTGCCTGGTAGTATCCAGTGGCAAGCGAGCttagatcctcatcatcatcaaagcgaAGTCGCAGGATACGGTGCCCACTCATATGGGAGCCAGGGTAGCTCGTCGTCGTCAAGGCCACCGGTGTTCCCTGGTCCGGAGCTCCCACCAGGTGGATGTCTTGCAGGAGTCCCCTCGGACTCTAGCTGTGCTCTCTCTCTTCTGTCAACTCAGCCATGGGATACTACCCACAGCGCCGGCCACAGCCATGCTGGATCAATGCCTGCAACAGCAGGTTTTGACGGCAACCCTGTGGCACCCTCCCTCATGGCGAGTAGCTATATTGCGCCAAGCCCCTGGACTGAGTCCCGGGGCCATGAAGGCGGGCGGAACGTGCCTCAGTTGCCACCTCACGTCCCCCTCAGCGAGGTGCACTCTGGCTCAAGCAGCCATCACGGCCAGTTCTCAGGTGAGCTCGAGCTTGCCCTGCAGGGAAACAGGCCAGCGCCAGGGTCAGCGCCAGCGCTGCGCAATGATCAGGGCTCCACGGGTACGTTCGACCAGACCGGCAACACAATGGACTGGTCGCTCTAG
- the LOC136472826 gene encoding squamosa promoter-binding-like protein 14 isoform X2, with product MESGGGASGSGGGGDDQLHGLKFGKKIYFEDAAAGSSSGRSGGGGGGGSGSASAAAPPATQQPSPPAASPRAAGGGRRGRAAAGGAGPSPVPAPARCQVDGCNVDLTDVKPYYCRHKVCKMHSKEPRVVVNGLEQRFCQQCSRFHQLPEFDQLKKSCRRRLAGHNERRRRPPPGPLASRYGRLAASFGEPGRFRSFMLDFSYPRVPGTMRDGFPAVPPGERVPGSIQWQASLDPHHHQSEVAGYGAHSYGSQGSSSSSRPPVFPGPELPPGGCLAGVPSDSSCALSLLSTQPWDTTHSAGHSHAGSMPATAGFDGNPVAPSLMASSYIAPSPWTESRGHEGGRNVPQLPPHVPLSEVHSGSSSHHGQFSGELELALQGNRPAPGSAPALRNDQGSTGTFDQTGNTMDWSL from the exons ATGGAGTCTGGCGGCGGCGccagtggcagcggcggcggcggggatgaCCAGCTGCACGGCCTCAAGTTCGGCAAGAAGATCTACTtcgaggacgccgccgccggctCCAGCAGTGgcagaagcggcggcggcggcggcggtggcagtggCAGTGCCAGCGCGGCCGCGCCTCCAGCCACGCAGCAGCCGTCGCCACCGGCCGCTTCGCCTagggcggccggcggcggcaggAGGGGCAGGGCCGCAGCCGGCGGCGCAGGCCCATCCCCGgtgcccgcgcccgcgcgctGCCAGGTCGACGGCTGCAACGTTGACCTCACCGACGTCAAGCCCTACTACTGCCGCCACAAGGTCTGCAAAATGCACTCCAAGGAGCCCCGCGTCGTCGTCAACGGCCTCGAGCAGCGCTTCTGCCAGCAGTGCAGCAG GTTCCACCAGCTGCCTGAATTTGACCAACTAAAGAAAAGCTGCCGCAGACGTCTTGCAGGCCACAATGAACGCCGGAGGAGGCCACCTCCTGGACCTCTTGCATCACGATATGGTCGCCTTGCTGCATCATTCGGTG AGCCCGGCAGGTTCCGAAGCTTTATGTTGGATTTTTCATACCCAAGGGTTCCAGGCACCATGAGGGATGGGTTTCCGGCAGTTCCACCTGGCGAAAGGGTGCCTGGTAGTATCCAGTGGCAAGCGAGCttagatcctcatcatcatcaaagcgaAGTCGCAGGATACGGTGCCCACTCATATGGGAGCCAGGGTAGCTCGTCGTCGTCAAGGCCACCGGTGTTCCCTGGTCCGGAGCTCCCACCAGGTGGATGTCTTGCAGGAGTCCCCTCGGACTCTAGCTGTGCTCTCTCTCTTCTGTCAACTCAGCCATGGGATACTACCCACAGCGCCGGCCACAGCCATGCTGGATCAATGCCTGCAACAGCAGGTTTTGACGGCAACCCTGTGGCACCCTCCCTCATGGCGAGTAGCTATATTGCGCCAAGCCCCTGGACTGAGTCCCGGGGCCATGAAGGCGGGCGGAACGTGCCTCAGTTGCCACCTCACGTCCCCCTCAGCGAGGTGCACTCTGGCTCAAGCAGCCATCACGGCCAGTTCTCAGGTGAGCTCGAGCTTGCCCTGCAGGGAAACAGGCCAGCGCCAGGGTCAGCGCCAGCGCTGCGCAATGATCAGGGCTCCACGGGTACGTTCGACCAGACCGGCAACACAATGGACTGGTCGCTCTAG
- the LOC136472826 gene encoding squamosa promoter-binding-like protein 14 isoform X4, translating to MESGGGASGSGGGGDDQLHGLKFGKKIYFEDAAAGSSSGRSGGGGGGGSGSASAAAPPATQQPSPPAASPRAAGGGRRGRAAAGGAGPSPVPAPARCQVDGCNVDLTDVKPYYCRHKVCKMHSKEPRVVVNGLEQRFCQQCSRFHQLPEFDQLKKSCRRRLAGHNERRRRPPPGPLASRYGRLAASFEPGRFRSFMLDFSYPRVPGTMRDGFPAVPPGERVPGSIQWQASLDPHHHQSEVAGYGAHSYGSQGSSSSSRPPVFPGPELPPGGCLAGVPSDSSCALSLLSTQPWDTTHSAGHSHAGSMPATAGFDGNPVAPSLMASSYIAPSPWTESRGHEGGRNVPQLPPHVPLSEVHSGSSSHHGQFSGELELALQGNRPAPGSAPALRNDQGSTGTFDQTGNTMDWSL from the exons ATGGAGTCTGGCGGCGGCGccagtggcagcggcggcggcggggatgaCCAGCTGCACGGCCTCAAGTTCGGCAAGAAGATCTACTtcgaggacgccgccgccggctCCAGCAGTGgcagaagcggcggcggcggcggcggtggcagtggCAGTGCCAGCGCGGCCGCGCCTCCAGCCACGCAGCAGCCGTCGCCACCGGCCGCTTCGCCTagggcggccggcggcggcaggAGGGGCAGGGCCGCAGCCGGCGGCGCAGGCCCATCCCCGgtgcccgcgcccgcgcgctGCCAGGTCGACGGCTGCAACGTTGACCTCACCGACGTCAAGCCCTACTACTGCCGCCACAAGGTCTGCAAAATGCACTCCAAGGAGCCCCGCGTCGTCGTCAACGGCCTCGAGCAGCGCTTCTGCCAGCAGTGCAGCAG GTTCCACCAGCTGCCTGAATTTGACCAACTAAAGAAAAGCTGCCGCAGACGTCTTGCAGGCCACAATGAACGCCGGAGGAGGCCACCTCCTGGACCTCTTGCATCACGATATGGTCGCCTTGCTGCATCATTCG AGCCCGGCAGGTTCCGAAGCTTTATGTTGGATTTTTCATACCCAAGGGTTCCAGGCACCATGAGGGATGGGTTTCCGGCAGTTCCACCTGGCGAAAGGGTGCCTGGTAGTATCCAGTGGCAAGCGAGCttagatcctcatcatcatcaaagcgaAGTCGCAGGATACGGTGCCCACTCATATGGGAGCCAGGGTAGCTCGTCGTCGTCAAGGCCACCGGTGTTCCCTGGTCCGGAGCTCCCACCAGGTGGATGTCTTGCAGGAGTCCCCTCGGACTCTAGCTGTGCTCTCTCTCTTCTGTCAACTCAGCCATGGGATACTACCCACAGCGCCGGCCACAGCCATGCTGGATCAATGCCTGCAACAGCAGGTTTTGACGGCAACCCTGTGGCACCCTCCCTCATGGCGAGTAGCTATATTGCGCCAAGCCCCTGGACTGAGTCCCGGGGCCATGAAGGCGGGCGGAACGTGCCTCAGTTGCCACCTCACGTCCCCCTCAGCGAGGTGCACTCTGGCTCAAGCAGCCATCACGGCCAGTTCTCAGGTGAGCTCGAGCTTGCCCTGCAGGGAAACAGGCCAGCGCCAGGGTCAGCGCCAGCGCTGCGCAATGATCAGGGCTCCACGGGTACGTTCGACCAGACCGGCAACACAATGGACTGGTCGCTCTAG
- the LOC136472826 gene encoding squamosa promoter-binding-like protein 14 isoform X3, producing the protein MESGGGASGSGGGGDDQLHGLKFGKKIYFEDAAAGSSSGRSGGGGGGGSGSASAAAPPATQQPSPPAASPRAAGGGRRGRAAAGGAGPSPVPAPARCQVDGCNVDLTDVKPYYCRHKVCKMHSKEPRVVVNGLEQRFCQQCSRFHQLPEFDQLKKSCRRRLAGHNERRRRPPPGPLASRYGRLAASFEEPGRFRSFMLDFSYPRVPGTMRDGFPAVPPGERVPGSIQWQASLDPHHHQSEVAGYGAHSYGSQGSSSSSRPPVFPGPELPPGGCLAGVPSDSSCALSLLSTQPWDTTHSAGHSHAGSMPATAGFDGNPVAPSLMASSYIAPSPWTESRGHEGGRNVPQLPPHVPLSEVHSGSSSHHGQFSGELELALQGNRPAPGSAPALRNDQGSTGTFDQTGNTMDWSL; encoded by the exons ATGGAGTCTGGCGGCGGCGccagtggcagcggcggcggcggggatgaCCAGCTGCACGGCCTCAAGTTCGGCAAGAAGATCTACTtcgaggacgccgccgccggctCCAGCAGTGgcagaagcggcggcggcggcggcggtggcagtggCAGTGCCAGCGCGGCCGCGCCTCCAGCCACGCAGCAGCCGTCGCCACCGGCCGCTTCGCCTagggcggccggcggcggcaggAGGGGCAGGGCCGCAGCCGGCGGCGCAGGCCCATCCCCGgtgcccgcgcccgcgcgctGCCAGGTCGACGGCTGCAACGTTGACCTCACCGACGTCAAGCCCTACTACTGCCGCCACAAGGTCTGCAAAATGCACTCCAAGGAGCCCCGCGTCGTCGTCAACGGCCTCGAGCAGCGCTTCTGCCAGCAGTGCAGCAG GTTCCACCAGCTGCCTGAATTTGACCAACTAAAGAAAAGCTGCCGCAGACGTCTTGCAGGCCACAATGAACGCCGGAGGAGGCCACCTCCTGGACCTCTTGCATCACGATATGGTCGCCTTGCTGCATCATTCG AAGAGCCCGGCAGGTTCCGAAGCTTTATGTTGGATTTTTCATACCCAAGGGTTCCAGGCACCATGAGGGATGGGTTTCCGGCAGTTCCACCTGGCGAAAGGGTGCCTGGTAGTATCCAGTGGCAAGCGAGCttagatcctcatcatcatcaaagcgaAGTCGCAGGATACGGTGCCCACTCATATGGGAGCCAGGGTAGCTCGTCGTCGTCAAGGCCACCGGTGTTCCCTGGTCCGGAGCTCCCACCAGGTGGATGTCTTGCAGGAGTCCCCTCGGACTCTAGCTGTGCTCTCTCTCTTCTGTCAACTCAGCCATGGGATACTACCCACAGCGCCGGCCACAGCCATGCTGGATCAATGCCTGCAACAGCAGGTTTTGACGGCAACCCTGTGGCACCCTCCCTCATGGCGAGTAGCTATATTGCGCCAAGCCCCTGGACTGAGTCCCGGGGCCATGAAGGCGGGCGGAACGTGCCTCAGTTGCCACCTCACGTCCCCCTCAGCGAGGTGCACTCTGGCTCAAGCAGCCATCACGGCCAGTTCTCAGGTGAGCTCGAGCTTGCCCTGCAGGGAAACAGGCCAGCGCCAGGGTCAGCGCCAGCGCTGCGCAATGATCAGGGCTCCACGGGTACGTTCGACCAGACCGGCAACACAATGGACTGGTCGCTCTAG